One segment of Proteus appendicitidis DNA contains the following:
- the bcsG gene encoding cellulose biosynthesis protein BcsG has protein sequence MNKSNTTQFNFLHYWHGLGAWNFYFLLKFFLLWYGYLNFDAFSNLLFLAFLLFPLPKNIWHKMRNWVAIPIGIILFYHDTWLPSFSTVLAQGGQLKHFSFDYLVELTVNFINIKMIGVAFVLLVGYLFIEQWVRVSVFIIAGVLWLNIGGFTHISQGVVPSVSANTFTQESNINTEKNTVVAKVPEVLPASVEPQVPPEVVPTKEVETASINAVYPPQKQKVNNKVLDDWLTQFYGYEKKRTTPFPAQLAANAQPFDILIINICSLSTADAAAVGLQEHPIWGNFNVLFSHFNTVSSYSGPASLRLLRASCGQTHHSDLYDPADTQCLLMDNLSSLGFAKKLVLDHNGKFGNYLKELRQLGNLNIALQDQENLSHQITAFDGTKIYNDKETLQRWLKAREQSNEDRTVTFVNLVSLHDGNRYVGENSTADYGKRASTLLDNLDNFMNELDKKGRKVMVVIVPEHGAALQGDKTQMSGLRDIPSQSITTVPVGIRFTGIKDQASFEPPVIVDEPSSYLAISEFISRNVNGDVFNQSVIDWDALAHELPKTANVAENQATVVVDYQGQSYIKLNGGEWINYPN, from the coding sequence ATGAACAAATCTAATACAACCCAGTTCAATTTTTTACATTACTGGCATGGGTTGGGAGCATGGAATTTCTATTTTTTACTAAAGTTTTTTTTACTTTGGTATGGTTATTTAAATTTTGATGCTTTTAGCAATTTACTTTTTCTTGCCTTTTTATTGTTCCCATTACCAAAAAATATTTGGCATAAAATGCGTAATTGGGTCGCTATCCCAATAGGGATAATTCTATTTTATCATGATACTTGGTTACCCAGCTTTTCAACGGTACTTGCCCAAGGCGGGCAACTTAAACATTTTTCCTTCGATTACCTTGTTGAGTTAACTGTTAACTTTATCAATATCAAAATGATAGGTGTCGCTTTTGTTTTGTTAGTTGGTTATCTTTTTATTGAGCAGTGGGTAAGGGTATCTGTTTTTATTATTGCTGGTGTATTGTGGCTAAATATTGGTGGGTTTACTCATATTTCTCAAGGTGTGGTGCCTTCTGTTTCAGCGAATACTTTTACGCAAGAAAGTAACATTAATACAGAAAAAAACACTGTCGTTGCCAAAGTGCCTGAGGTGTTGCCCGCATCAGTTGAACCACAAGTACCTCCTGAAGTTGTACCGACTAAAGAGGTAGAAACTGCATCAATTAATGCTGTTTATCCACCACAAAAACAGAAGGTTAATAATAAGGTATTGGATGATTGGCTCACTCAATTTTATGGTTACGAGAAAAAACGTACGACACCATTTCCTGCGCAGTTAGCCGCCAATGCCCAACCTTTTGATATCTTGATTATTAATATTTGTTCACTTTCTACCGCTGATGCGGCGGCTGTAGGGCTACAAGAACACCCTATTTGGGGTAACTTTAATGTGTTATTTAGCCACTTTAATACCGTATCTTCTTATAGTGGCCCTGCGTCGTTAAGACTATTGCGCGCCAGTTGTGGTCAGACTCACCATTCTGATTTATACGATCCCGCAGATACACAATGCTTGCTGATGGATAATTTATCATCATTAGGATTTGCTAAGAAATTGGTACTCGACCATAACGGGAAGTTTGGTAATTACCTCAAAGAACTCCGACAACTCGGTAATCTTAATATCGCCTTACAAGATCAAGAAAATCTTTCTCATCAAATTACCGCATTTGATGGCACCAAAATTTACAACGATAAAGAAACATTACAACGTTGGTTGAAAGCGCGTGAACAATCTAATGAAGATCGCACTGTGACCTTTGTCAACTTGGTGTCACTACATGATGGTAACCGTTATGTAGGCGAAAATAGTACTGCAGATTACGGCAAACGTGCCTCTACATTACTTGATAATTTAGATAACTTTATGAATGAGCTAGATAAAAAAGGAAGAAAAGTGATGGTGGTGATTGTGCCTGAGCATGGTGCCGCTTTACAAGGTGATAAGACGCAAATGTCAGGGTTAAGAGATATTCCAAGCCAAAGTATTACTACTGTACCTGTTGGTATTCGTTTCACTGGAATAAAAGACCAAGCATCATTTGAACCACCGGTAATTGTTGATGAACCAAGTAGCTATTTAGCTATCTCTGAGTTTATTTCTCGTAATGTGAATGGGGATGTTTTTAACCAATCCGTTATTGATTGGGATGCATTAGCCCATGAACTTCCTAAAACAGCCAATGTTGCGGAAAACCAAGCGACGGTTGTGGTTGATTATCAAGGGCAGTCTTATATCAAGTTAAATGGAGGTGAGTGGATTAATTATCCTAACTAA
- the bcsR gene encoding cellulose biosynthesis protein BcsR, whose translation MKNESFINSNMKIEKNNLNKDIDKLKKLFSLNNYHYQDINKEEVNNMLIYRWPLLNAFHYMTK comes from the coding sequence ATGAAAAATGAAAGTTTTATTAATTCAAATATGAAAATAGAAAAAAATAATCTAAACAAGGACATTGATAAACTAAAAAAATTATTTTCATTAAATAACTATCACTATCAGGATATTAATAAAGAAGAAGTGAATAATATGCTTATTTATCGCTGGCCATTACTTAATGCATTTCATTACATGACTAAATGA
- a CDS encoding cellulose synthase operon protein YhjQ/BcsQ, whose product MPLIVLKGLRGGVGTTSTTIALARQFNQQNKEVLIIDNCTENILSFYFPAQQKSTTLSQALLAETPIEESIFYYRPHYQVLPFGLVNMKDNLLLQLSFSAKQHLTHFLTTFIQLHPDVIILMDLQHTQDTLFTPWIEKADVFFTVTMAESNCHIRLNQHAFIENEYVLINQFRATSQIHQDFYQFWQTTPFPLCPVVLHRDEASLESCASRLPLYDYRANCMLVEEISQLAQWCFSLFERKEGQP is encoded by the coding sequence ATGCCACTTATTGTATTAAAAGGGCTACGAGGTGGAGTGGGTACAACGTCCACGACCATTGCACTTGCTCGGCAATTTAATCAACAAAATAAAGAAGTGCTTATTATTGATAACTGCACTGAAAATATTTTGTCTTTCTATTTTCCAGCACAGCAAAAAAGTACCACATTAAGTCAGGCATTATTAGCAGAAACACCAATAGAGGAGAGTATTTTTTACTATCGACCACACTATCAAGTGTTACCTTTTGGGTTGGTTAATATGAAGGATAACTTGCTCTTACAGTTATCATTCTCAGCAAAACAACACCTTACCCATTTTTTAACGACATTTATTCAGCTACACCCTGATGTCATTATTTTAATGGATTTACAGCATACACAAGACACTCTTTTCACGCCTTGGATAGAAAAAGCAGATGTTTTTTTCACCGTAACAATGGCAGAAAGCAACTGCCATATTCGGCTTAATCAGCACGCATTTATCGAAAATGAATATGTCCTGATTAACCAATTTCGTGCCACCAGCCAAATTCACCAAGATTTCTATCAATTTTGGCAAACAACACCATTTCCATTATGCCCTGTTGTTCTTCATCGAGATGAAGCCTCACTAGAGTCCTGTGCCTCACGTTTACCTTTATATGATTACCGAGCTAATTGCATGTTAGTAGAAGAAATATCGCAACTTGCTCAATGGTGTTTTTCGTTATTTGAGAGGAAAGAAGGACAGCCATAA